In a single window of the Metopolophium dirhodum isolate CAU chromosome 2, ASM1992520v1, whole genome shotgun sequence genome:
- the LOC132938824 gene encoding endoplasmic reticulum metallopeptidase 1-like, with translation MELRHRGNRSDNNQQMETFQIDEKSSNTKDEAVKNQKCLSAVPTLLVSLTVLIILNVFVYYMDNKLPPTESNNSTSNDFVAKRAMSTLIKLANLGPRPVGSYENEKLAFNLLKTEINDITNEVDNVNDIEMYNQKVSGSFILNMKNWKYLLSYEDLQNIVVKIDPKQGLNDAILLNCHYDSVPAGPGVSDNGVNCAVMVELLRILAKTPHLRRPIIFLFNGGEEIMLQASHGFVTQHPWSKSAKHVINLDSCGAGGREILFQTTKSDSYLVDLYARTVPHPYGQVIGEELFQSGIIPSDTDFRIFRDFGNMSGLDLAHYKNGYVYHTKYDNLDQIEPSVLQNTGENLFALAKAMSTHNVTNSTKSKYVFFDVFGVYMFSYTELLGAFANFIIVLLSFFSIFLSLKFTTVGMNRREYSLHLLTAIVSPGCTIVAAVLSCLLVAFALDRLGCSMSWYSNRTNLLVYFGSATWSILTVAAYYPKIRSRTDAEWTVTMLNGVQLFWTALLFVSTMAGLRSSYLFAVMVLWPSAASCTLGIMNAGRTPAFWIAGYVASLFVPVAFVLYLTQMFVSLFVPISGRLGPNVNPDYVVGTLMAMSAYATVGHLAPAIALVNRPRPALAGLGAAVLLTAVAIVAVRPVGFPYSSAKTEQRLDLIHTQRIFHDFGGGVRYNDSGYLIVNWDRQGPRTVVDYAPNAALIDCTSELMCGSPVTGSLAYHTGWLPGRPTPAAQRSAATAQVVILKDDKRRRRIVFNVTGPERVNVYISPYPGTRLNSWSFAGKPEVATNWMGNDVYVIKHSSGAGPAAGGPQNVWSFWLEHECDRGFGEMSINVTLAYSWVIHKDLVLGDEFRSFVDSFPRWVHVNIAVASVEAFVY, from the coding sequence ATGGAGCTGCGTCATCGAGGTAATAGGTCCGACAACAATCAACAAATGGAAACGTTTCAAATTGATGAAAAATCCAGCAATACTAAAGATGAAGctgtcaaaaatcaaaaatgtctcTCAGCCGTACCAACCCTATTAGTTTCACTGActgtattgataattttaaatgtgtttgtATATTACATGGATAACAAATTACCCCCCACCGAATCAAATAATTCTACTAGCAATGATTTTGTCGCTAAACGTGCCATGTCCACATTAATTAAATTAGCGAATTTAGGTCCAAGACCTGTTGGTagttatgaaaatgaaaaattagcTTTTAATCTCTTAAAAACCgaaatcaatgatattacaAACGAAGTAGACAATGTGAATGATATTGAAATGTACAATCAAAAAGTTAGTGgttcatttattttgaatatgaaaaattGGAAGTATCTATTAAGTTATGAAGACttacaaaatattgttgttaaaatagATCCTAAACAAGGTTTAAACGATGCCATTTTGTTAAATTGTCATTATGATTCAGTTCCAGCAGGGCCTGGTGTAAGTGACAATGGTGTAAACTGTGCTGTGATGGTAGAACTTTTACGAATTTTAGCTAAAACCCCACATCTCAGGAGaccgataatttttttatttaatggtgGTGAAGAAATTATGCTTCAAGCATCCCATGGGTTTGTTACTCAACATCCTTGGTCTAAAAGTGCAAAGCACGTAATAAATCTCGACAGTTGTGGAGCAGGGGGTCGAGAGATATTGTTCCAAACTACAAAGTCTGATTCGTACTTGGTAGATTTGTACGCTCGCACCGTTCCCCATCCATACGGTCAAGTGATTGGCGAGGAATTATTTCAATCGGGCATAATACCGTCGGACACGGATTTTAGAATATTCAGAGATTTCGGAAACATGTCCGGTCTTGATTTGGCGCATTACAAAAACGGGTATGTCTATCACACGAAATACGATAATTTAGATCAAATTGAACCGTCCGTGTTGCAGAACACGGGTGAAAACTTGTTCGCGCTCGCCAAAGCAATGTCGACGCATAACGTGACGAACAGTACCAAATCCAAGTATGTGTTCTTCGACGTGTTCGGTGTGTACATGTTTTCCTATACGGAACTCTTGGGAGCGTTCGCCAACTTCATAATCGTGTTGTTGTCCTTCTTCTCGATATTCTTGTCGCTTAAATTCACGACGGTCGGTATGAATCGCCGCGAGTACAGCTTGCACCTGTTGACGGCCATTGTAAGTCCTGGTTGCACGATCGTGGCGGCCGTACTGTCGTGTCTACTGGTAGCGTTCGCGCTGGATCGGCTCGGGTGCTCGATGAGCTGGTACAGCAACCGGACCAACCTGCTGGTGTACTTCGGTTCCGCAACATGGTCCATATTGACCGTGGCGGCTTACTACCCAAAAATCCGGTCCAGGACCGATGCGGAATGGACCGTGACGATGCTTAACGGCGTTCAGCTGTTTTGGACGGCGCTGCTGTTCGTCTCCACCATGGCGGGTCTGCGTTCCAGCTACCTCTTTGCGGTCATGGTGCTGTGGCCGTCGGCCGCCAGCTGCACATTGGGCATAATGAACGCCGGCCGGACGCCAGCTTTCTGGATAGCGGGATACGTGGCGTCGCTGTTCGTACCCGTCGCTTTCGTGCTGTACCTGACGCAAATGTTCGTGTCACTGTTCGTACCGATCTCTGGACGCCTCGGCCCCAACGTCAACCCCGACTACGTGGTCGGCACGCTGATGGCCATGTCTGCGTATGCCACTGTCGGCCACCTGGCGCCGGCCATCGCGCTGGTAAACAGGCCGCGCCCCGCCTTGGCCGGCCTGGGCGCCGCGGTACTGCTGACGGCCGTGGCTATCGTTGCAGTTCGGCCGGTCGGGTTCCCGTACTCGAGCGCCAAGACTGAGCAGCGACTCGACCTGATACACACACAACGCATATTCCACGATTTCGGCGGTGGCGTTCGGTACAACGACTCCGGTTACCTGATCGTCAACTGGGACCGACAGGGTCCGCGAACGGTCGTTGACTACGCGCCGAACGCGGCCCTCATTGATTGCACCAGCGAACTGATGTGCGGCTCACCGGTGACCGGGTCGCTGGCGTATCACACCGGTTGGCTGCCGGGTCGACCGACGCCGGCGGCGCAGCGGTCCGCGGCCACGGCCCAAGTGGTTATACTCAAGGACGACAAGAGACGGCGACGGATCGTGTTCAACGTAACAGGGCCGGAGAGGGTGAACGTGTACATCAGCCCTTATCCCGGTACGCGGTTGAATTCGTGGAGTTTCGCGGGAAAACCGGAAGTGGCCACCAATTGGATGGGAAACGATGTGTACGTGATAAAGCACTCATCGGGGGCGGGTCCAGCGGCTGGTGGCCCACAGAATGTATGGAGCTTTTGGTTGGAACACGAATGCGACCGTGGCTTCGGTGAGATGTCCATTAACGTCACCTTGGCGTACAGTTGGGTGATACACAAGGACTTGGTGTTGGGCGACGAATTCCGATCTTTCGTCGACTCGTTTCCGCGGTGGGTGCACGTCAATATTGCGGTCGCCAGCGTCGAAGCTTTTGTCTACTAA
- the LOC132939487 gene encoding histone-lysine N-methyltransferase ASH1L: protein MILTNNTTTMNSSGQSNESVSKVCGDLLSSSAWSAVIHQPAHDSDLEDLPSTVDMDAIKDPIQTSHNTITNQVVDFSESESESETESEKEKYCTKKFGYSSVDDDNIDDSSDTSLSSYLPWSKRKGLDKQKRTKDSVESHSHSSSSSSDESSSSSKSAHSVKQPIYDGTSSDGSKKKEFWPEEPKKTFSSSSEMDKLENLEPEHLQVINQEDLAEILSDVQNQSFSTGFDDVRPKNLSDSSDSSDIEIKDCVVNDAIIRLNNSSEDENKKPAYSSKLLKDFVEKTESVIQKPNCKTNPHSLENKTVISKQKENVIKRGRGRPKGAIATKGDKGNINTQIVLPKLSANFKRGPGRPKKMPPLLEPNSPTTKSLDYDPPKEIKVHKRKKKNKKKKKKRKKTLNPKFIAEMENLVALFIQCLNISKISESIRGKSSSLKSKQRDRSGKKRKIDKTSYSDNDIDKKRKKGSPDTSRDSETTNDQRLPLKKRHYHITSSTGAGVTYVEDVSRDENSGSESDKQIKTVKVKSEVKKKSGLRSNSAIPEVKAKDSEKRDEPKPRKPPAGVFVPTVEMPSLQLKKKVDETNVKKVKIIKPEKESPIGKLKKRKKCINRTGFPVKKKKKKRTDLIVSDDISIKHKSIEPRSKSEQIEITPERRSIRAVVLNKLKDKKKDEKEDSDASSVSLPKKIKTDPIIEVKPQKKKPDKKHSIQSWNYRKLKTNVYYDFKPICTYEAQSCNCVVPTEGKGCTDDCINRMIFAECSPELCPCKEKCSNQRLQTQQWAPGLVKFMTEEKGWGIKTTEEVKSGELLLEYVGEVVSEQTFKDRMTSIYKNDVHHYCLKLDGGSVIDGHRMGGEARFVNHSCEPNCEMQKWSVNGLFRMALFALRKIQHDEELCYDYNFSLFNPDEGQLCKCKSLKCRGVIGGKTQRITIRSPSVSNHLPTNRNRSRKAAPNTNTSPKKSLSIVSIQQKLVSNAPIVISKEDKELISLHKICLYRNLMKIEKIRKKRRGKDNKPKQTEVFRAQMNALTNSCSVRTRRLATAQNDPEMEKKAKLATIFKQLFDIICNAKEETGEILATPFITLPSKRRVPNYYQKISEPIDLTTIANNIEVGVYDTVIAFDSDILKLLTNNMKYYGRTSDLGVISTRLRKIYNLAKIEFVPKIENILEKPIPEAFIAEKNNPGGDQDDVVRCICGLHEEEGLMIQCERCLVWQHCDCIKADPGKVEYYLCERCDRREVDYEIQLPTPPSYAEPSEVHYLTLIREDLQIRVNDTVYVLRDITNPESGKSHSYKTIKNFKYSDCDIFRVERLWKNETGERFSFGHHYLRPHETYHEPTRKFYPNEVVRVPIYEKISLDLIMGRCWVLDPSTYSKGYPIGSEHKHLYICEYRVDKCARMFAKMNKSKNPPICTKSYAFEKYDKKLKLARTFAPHGLMVKVSNSSTTPRPRHIETIQTSKKLSKAQFSIKKQRLDTLLTKLLSNLPEDEKVDITYLLEPGRRHRKKPSFLEL from the coding sequence atgattttaacaaaCAACACAACTACAATGAATAGTTCAGGGCAAAGTAACGAATCTGTGAGTAAAGTCTGTGGTGATCTTCTAAGCAGTTCTGCGTGGAGTGCTGTTATTCATCAACCAGCACATGATTCTGATTTAGAAGACTTACCTTCAACAGTTGATATGGATGCTATTAAAGATCCTATTCAGACATCTCATAACACTATAACTAACCAAGTAGTAGATTTCTCTGAATCAGAGTCAGAATCTGAAACTGAAtctgaaaaagaaaaatattgcaCTAAAAAATTTGGTTATTCTTCAGTTGATGATGATAACATCGACGACTCGTCAGATACTTCACTTTCATCATATCTACCTTGGTCAAAAAGAAAAGGACTGGACAAACAAAAAAGAACTAAAGATTCAGTAGAATCACATTCACATTCAAGTTCCAGTTCTAGTGATGAATCTAGCTCTTCTTCTAAATCAGCGCATTCTGTGAAGCAACCAATATATGATGGTACTTCTAGTGatggatcaaaaaaaaaagaattttggcCGGAAgaaccaaaaaaaacattttcttcgAGTTCAGAAATGGACAAGCTTGAAAACTTAGAACCTGAACATTTACAAGTTATTAATCAAGAAGACTTAGCTGAAATTTTATCTGATGTTCAAAATCAAAGTTTCTCTACTGGATTTGATGATGTTCGACCAAAAAATTTAAGCGACAGCAGTGACTCAAGTGATATAGAGATCAAAGATTGTGTTGTGAATGATGCAATTATACGTTTAAATAATTCTtctgaagatgaaaataaaaaaccagcTTATTCGTCTAAATTGTTAAAAGACTTTGTGGAAAAAACAGAAAGCGTGATACAAAAACCTAATTGCAAAACTAATCCACATtcattagaaaataaaactgttattaGTAAACAAAaggaaaatgttataaaaagaGGCAGAGGAAGACCAAAAGGTGCAATTGCGACAAAAGGTGATAAAGGAAATATAAACACGCAGATCGTTTTGCCCAAATTGTCAGCTAATTTTAAGCGTGGACCCGGTCGTCCTAAGAAAATGCCCCCTCTTTTAGAACCAAACAGTCCAACAACAAAAAGTTTAGATTATGATCCTCCAAAAGAAATTAAAGTTCATAAAAGGAAGAAAAAGaataagaaaaagaaaaaaaagcgtAAGAAGACATTAAATCCTAAATTTATAGCTGAAATGGAAAATTTGGTTGCTTTGTttattcaatgtttaaatatatctaaaatcTCAGAAAGTATCAGAGGTAAATCTAGCTCATTGAAGTCAAAACAAAGAGACAGATCTggtaaaaaaaggaaaattgaTAAGACAAGTTACAGTGATAatgatattgataaaaaaagaaaaaaaggatcTCCAGATACTTCAAGAGATTCTGAAACTACTAATGATCAGCGACTACCATTAAAAAAACGACATTATCATATAACATCATCAACAGGTGCTGGTGTTACATATGTTGAAGATGTATCTAGGGATGAAAATTCTGGTAGTGAATctgataaacaaattaaaacagttAAAGTAAAGTCTGAAGTTAAGAAAAAGTCAGGTTTACGAAGCAATTCTGCAATACCAGAAGTTAAAGCAAAAGATAGTGAAAAAAGAGATGAACCTAAACCAAGGAAACCTCCTGCTGGCGTATTTGTACCCACTGTTGAAATGCCAAGTTTACAACTGAAAAAAAAGGTAGATGAAACTAATgtcaaaaaagtgaaaataattaaacctGAAAAAGAAAGTCCAATAGGAAAattaaagaaaagaaaaaagtgTATTAACCGAACTGGATTTcctgtaaagaaaaaaaaaaagaaacgtaCAGACCTTATAGTATCTGATGATATATCTATTAAACATAAAAGTATTGAACCACGGTCAAAGAGTGAACAAATTGAAATTACTCCAGAAAGGAGAAGTATCCGTGCTGTTgttcttaataaattaaaagataaaaagaaAGATGAAAAAGAGGATAGTGATGCATCTAGTGTAAGTTTACCtaagaaaattaaaactgaCCCTATTATTGAAGTAAAACCTCAGAAGAAGAAGCCCGATAAAAAGCATTCAATACAGTCTTGGAACTATAGGAAGTTAAAGACAAATGTTTATTATGATTTCAAACCAATTTGTACTTATGAAGCACAGTCTTGTAATTGTGTAGTACCAACTGAAGGTAAAGGTTGTACAGATGATTGTATAAATAGAATGATATTTGCTGAATGTTCGCCTGAACTTTGTCCGTGTAAAGAAAAATGTTCTAATCAACGTCTACAAACGCAACAATGGGCCCCTGGCTTAGTTAAATTTATGACTGAAGAAAAAGGTTGGGGAATTAAAACTACAGAAGAGGTAAAAAGTGGTGAATTATTATTAGAGTATGTCGGTGAAGTAGTTAGTGAACAAACATTTAAAGATAGAATGACGTCTATCTAtaaaaatgatgtacaccaTTATTGCTTAAAACTAGATGGAGGATCAGTTATTGATGGCCATAGAATGGGTGGTGAAGCAAGATTTGTAAACCATTCTTGTGAGCCTAATTGTGAAATGCAGAAATGGAGTGTGAATGGATTATTTAGAATGGCATTGTTTGCTCTTCGTAAAATACAACATGATGAAGAATTATGCTACGACTATAATTTTTCCTTATTTAATCCAGATGAAGGCCAATTATGCAAATGTAAGTCTCTAAAATGTAGAGGTGTAATTGGAGGAAAAACTCAAAGAATTACCATAAGATCTCCTAGTGTTTCAAACCATCTACCAACTAATAGAAATCGTTCAAGAAAAGCTGCTCCTAATACTAATACTTCACCTAAAAAGTCTTTATCTATTGTTAGTATACAACAAAAACTTGTATCAAACGCACCTATCGTAATCAGTAAAGAAGATAAAGAATTAATATCTCtgcataaaatatgtttgtatagaAACCTtatgaaaatagaaaaaataaggaaaaaacgAAGAGGAAAAGATAATAAACCAAAACAAACAGAAGTATTTAGAGCACAAATGAATGCTCTAACTAATAGTTGTTCAGTACGAACCAGAAGACTAGCAACTGCTCAAAATGATCCGGAAATGGAAAAAAAGGCTAAGTTAGCCACAATATTTAAACAACTTTTtgacataatatgtaatgcTAAAGAAGAGACAGGTGAAATACTAGCTACACCATTTATAACATTACCATCTAAACGTAGAGTTCCAAATTACTATCAAAAAATATCAGAACCTATTGATTTAACAACGATtgctaataatattgaagtaggTGTTTATGATACTGTAATTGCATTTGATTCAGATATTTTGAAATTGCTTACAAACAATATGAAGTATTATGGGCGAACTTCAGATTTAGGTGTAATATCTACTCGTTTACGTAAGATTTATAATTTGGCCAAAATAGAATTTGTaccaaaaattgaaaacattttagaaaaaccTATTCCAGAAGCTTTTATAGCAGAGAAAAACAATCCTGGAGGTGATCAAGATGATGTGGTGCGGTGTATTTGTGGGTTACATGAAGAAGAAGGTTTGATGATTCAATGTGAACGTTGTTTGGTATGGCAACACTGTGATTGTATTAAAGCTGATCCTGGAaaagtagaatattatttatgtgaacGTTGTGATCGTCGAGAAGTTGACTATGAAATACAATTACCTACACCACCAAGCTATGCTGAACCCTCTGAAGTtcattatttaacattaataagaGAAGATTTACAAATTCGAGTGAATGATACAGTATATGTACTTAGAGATATTACAAATCCTGAAAGTGGTAAATCACAttcttataaaactataaaaaatttcaagtacTCGGATTGTGACATATTTAGAGTAGAGCGATTGTGGAAAAATGAAACTGGTGAGCGTTTTTCTTTTGGACATCATTATCTTAGACCACATGAAACATACCATGAACCGACACGGAAATTTTACCCTAATGAGGTTGTCAGAGTCCCTATCTATGAAAAAATTTCATTAGATCTTATTATGGGTAGGTGTTGGGTTCTTGATCCTTCTACATACAGCAAGGGTTATCCTATTGGCTCTGAACATAAACATCTATACATATGTGAGTACAGAGTAGACAAATGTGCACGGATGTTTGCAAAAATGAATAAGTCAAAAAATCCTCCAATTTGTACCAAAAGTTATGCTTTTGAAAAGTATGATAAAAAACTGAAACTAGCAAGAACATTTGCTCCTCATGGACTTATGGTAAAAGTGTCCAATAGTTCTACAACCCCTAGACCAAGACATATAGAAACTattcaaacttcaaaaaaattatcaaaggctcaattttcaataaaaaaacaaagattGGATACGCTTTTAACAAAATTGCTGTCCAATTTGCCAGAAGATGAAAAAGttgatattacatatttacttgAACCTGGTAGAAGACATAGAAAAAAACCTTCATTcttagaattataa